The Verrucomicrobium spinosum DSM 4136 = JCM 18804 genome includes a region encoding these proteins:
- a CDS encoding sulfatase, with product MRFFLLTSLSLLTILASGHGAPPSSGSRPNVLLLCVDDLKPVLGCYGDTLAKTPNLDRLASRGMRFDLAYCNQAVCAPSRNNLMLGSRSTSLGIYGLRENFREAVPNAVTLTQYFMNHGWRAEGVGKILHKGHGNHDDPGSWSVPFQPESVVEYRDTSSPTAGQLTREEAYFTNQHLGRIGTLPRGPAWEALDLPDNAYADGRIADEGVKRLQDSRQRPETPFFLALGFVKPHLPFTAPRKYWELYDRSRFVLPTLRSAPEGAPGYAGKTLGELNNYEPIPQRPPLSEEIRRQILHGYYASMSYADAQIGRVVEELDRLKMADNTIIILWGDHGWHLGDHGMWTKHTNYEQANHIPLLVVAPGVTQPGTHTQQLAETVDIYPTLVELAGLDQPNAPQPMDGVSLVPVLKDPEKRVRDHAYHAFPRQRDGKQVIGRSIRTERYRLVEWKVPGEAANTADLELYDYQADPAESRNLAKEKVEVVAELRKILGRHPEAKTKPGA from the coding sequence ATGCGTTTCTTTCTGCTGACCAGTCTTTCCCTCCTGACAATCCTGGCCTCCGGTCACGGGGCTCCGCCCTCCTCCGGATCCCGCCCCAATGTCCTGCTCCTTTGTGTGGACGACCTCAAGCCCGTGCTGGGCTGCTATGGGGACACCCTGGCCAAGACGCCAAACCTGGACCGGCTCGCCTCCCGCGGCATGAGGTTTGATCTGGCTTACTGCAACCAGGCTGTGTGCGCCCCCTCGCGCAACAACCTCATGCTGGGCTCCCGCTCCACCTCTCTGGGCATCTACGGCCTGAGGGAGAACTTCCGCGAGGCCGTGCCCAATGCGGTCACGCTCACGCAGTATTTCATGAACCACGGCTGGCGGGCAGAGGGTGTGGGCAAGATCCTCCACAAGGGTCACGGCAATCACGATGATCCCGGATCCTGGAGTGTGCCCTTCCAGCCGGAAAGCGTGGTGGAATACCGGGACACGAGCAGCCCTACCGCCGGCCAACTCACTCGCGAAGAGGCCTACTTCACCAACCAGCATCTGGGCAGGATCGGCACCCTTCCCCGCGGCCCGGCCTGGGAGGCCCTGGACTTGCCCGACAACGCCTATGCCGATGGCAGGATAGCCGACGAGGGCGTGAAACGGCTCCAGGACTCCCGCCAGCGGCCAGAGACTCCGTTTTTCCTCGCACTCGGTTTTGTGAAGCCGCACCTGCCCTTCACCGCCCCCAGGAAGTACTGGGAGCTCTACGACCGCTCCAGGTTCGTCCTGCCCACCCTGCGCAGCGCCCCAGAGGGTGCTCCAGGCTACGCGGGAAAAACCTTGGGGGAGCTCAACAACTACGAACCCATTCCCCAACGCCCGCCGCTCAGCGAGGAGATCCGTCGCCAGATCCTGCATGGCTATTATGCCAGCATGAGCTATGCGGATGCTCAAATTGGACGCGTGGTTGAGGAGCTGGACCGCCTGAAGATGGCAGACAACACCATCATCATCCTCTGGGGAGACCACGGCTGGCACCTGGGCGACCACGGCATGTGGACCAAGCACACCAACTACGAGCAGGCCAATCACATCCCGCTGCTGGTGGTCGCTCCAGGCGTGACTCAACCCGGCACCCACACGCAACAACTCGCGGAGACGGTGGATATCTACCCTACGCTGGTGGAATTGGCAGGACTGGATCAACCAAACGCTCCTCAACCGATGGATGGCGTAAGTCTGGTGCCGGTGCTGAAGGATCCAGAGAAGCGCGTTCGGGATCACGCCTATCATGCCTTTCCCCGCCAGCGCGACGGGAAGCAGGTAATTGGCCGCTCCATCCGGACGGAGCGCTACCGGCTCGTGGAGTGGAAAGTCCCCGGTGAGGCGGCCAATACGGCGGATCTTGAGTTGTATGACTATCAGGCCGATCCTGCCGAGTCGCGGAATTTGGCGAAGGAGAAGGTCGAGGTGGTGGCAGAGTTGCGGAAGATTTTGGGGCGGCATCCAGAGGCGAAGACAAAGCCCGGAGCGTGA
- a CDS encoding potassium channel family protein, whose product MRFCIIGLGSFGTHLARQLVRDGHEVIGVDSNPEHTDDMKDEIEYLVTADCSDIEVFEEIPVADCDAVIVAIGEDFESALSVAANVQQLGAKRIISRIINPLHARLLKLLKIEELLIPESMAAAWLARSLRTPDVLNTFPIGQGFEIAEINVPRSLIGKSLADADLRGRFELNVVTILKRKVASSCTSITPQIDIVYGIPGPDRVFEATDILVVFGRELNVKKLLDS is encoded by the coding sequence ATGCGCTTCTGCATCATCGGACTTGGCAGTTTCGGCACCCACCTCGCCCGGCAGCTGGTGAGAGACGGCCACGAAGTCATCGGCGTGGACAGCAATCCTGAACACACCGATGACATGAAGGACGAGATCGAGTACCTCGTCACCGCCGACTGCTCTGACATCGAGGTGTTCGAGGAAATACCCGTGGCAGACTGCGATGCGGTGATCGTCGCCATCGGTGAAGACTTTGAGTCCGCCCTCTCCGTGGCGGCCAACGTCCAGCAACTGGGGGCCAAGCGCATCATCAGCCGCATCATCAATCCCCTCCACGCCCGCCTCCTCAAGCTGTTGAAGATCGAAGAACTCCTCATCCCGGAGTCTATGGCCGCTGCGTGGCTGGCGAGATCCCTCCGCACGCCCGATGTGCTGAATACCTTTCCCATCGGCCAGGGCTTCGAAATCGCCGAGATCAATGTGCCCCGGTCCTTGATCGGCAAGAGCCTGGCGGATGCCGACCTGCGGGGCCGATTTGAGCTAAACGTGGTGACCATATTGAAACGCAAGGTCGCCAGCTCCTGCACTTCCATTACGCCCCAGATCGACATCGTGTACGGCATTCCAGGGCCGGACCGCGTGTTCGAGGCCACCGATATCCTGGTGGTCTTTGGCCGGGAACTCAATGTGAAGAAACTGCTGGACTCGTAG